The following coding sequences are from one Deinococcota bacterium window:
- a CDS encoding DegT/DnrJ/EryC1/StrS family aminotransferase has product MKPILVTKSTLPPLEEYSAYLERIWASGWLTNHGELVRELEEKLESYLGVPHLQYVSNGTIALQIALKLFGVGKEVITTPYSYVATTTALLWEGCKPVFVDIESETFCIDAGKIEAAITEDTEAILATHVYGYPCEVDKIAAVAKRHGLKVIYDAAHAFGTRLGGGSVLRYGDASTLSFHATKLFHTVEGGAVVVGDAELSDKVWLLKAFGHKGDDYSTVGINGKNSEFHAAMGLCNLPRVESFIRRRRALSEQYDALLAGLELELPARPEDLDYELDYNYAYYPVVFPSEATMLRVKAALEAQEIYPRRYFYPSLNRLPYRRGEACPVSEDIARRVLCLPLYDELAEDEVGRISRLIGEAI; this is encoded by the coding sequence GTGAAACCCATCCTCGTCACCAAATCGACGCTTCCCCCCCTCGAGGAGTACAGCGCCTACCTGGAAAGAATCTGGGCCTCGGGCTGGCTCACCAACCACGGCGAGCTGGTGCGCGAGCTCGAGGAGAAGCTCGAGAGCTACCTGGGTGTCCCCCATCTGCAGTACGTCAGCAACGGCACCATCGCCCTGCAGATCGCCCTCAAGCTCTTCGGCGTCGGCAAGGAGGTCATCACCACGCCCTACTCCTACGTGGCCACCACCACCGCCCTGTTGTGGGAGGGGTGCAAGCCCGTCTTCGTGGACATCGAGAGCGAGACCTTCTGCATCGACGCCGGCAAGATCGAAGCGGCCATCACCGAAGACACCGAGGCCATTCTCGCCACCCACGTCTACGGCTATCCCTGCGAGGTCGACAAGATAGCGGCCGTCGCCAAAAGGCACGGCCTTAAGGTCATCTACGACGCGGCGCACGCCTTTGGCACCAGACTGGGCGGCGGCTCGGTCTTGCGCTACGGCGACGCTTCGACCCTCAGCTTTCACGCCACCAAGCTCTTTCACACCGTCGAGGGCGGCGCGGTGGTGGTTGGAGACGCCGAGCTTTCCGACAAGGTCTGGCTGCTCAAGGCCTTTGGCCACAAGGGCGACGACTACAGCACGGTGGGCATCAACGGCAAGAACTCCGAGTTTCACGCCGCCATGGGCCTCTGCAACCTGCCCAGGGTGGAGAGCTTCATCCGCCGCCGCCGGGCCTTGAGCGAACAGTACGACGCCCTCTTGGCCGGCCTCGAGCTCGAGCTCCCCGCCAGGCCGGAGGACCTCGACTACGAGCTCGACTACAACTACGCCTACTACCCCGTCGTCTTCCCTTCCGAAGCCACCATGCTCAGGGTCAAGGCCGCGCTCGAGGCGCAAGAGATCTACCCGCGCCGCTACTTCTATCCCTCGCTCAACAGGCTCCCCTACCGCCGCGGCGAGGCCTGTCCGGTGTCGGAAGACATCGCCCGCAGGGTGCTGTGCTTGCCGCTCTACGACGAGCTGGCCGAAGACGAGGTCGGCAGGATAAGCCGCTTGATCGGGGAGGCGATCTAG